One Ammospiza nelsoni isolate bAmmNel1 unplaced genomic scaffold, bAmmNel1.pri scaffold_55, whole genome shotgun sequence DNA window includes the following coding sequences:
- the LOC132087247 gene encoding zinc finger protein 774-like — protein MQVEEAVRKRKMSREPQADQELRMETREDKSPQQNLVEEAVLSSSTVQEFNGEEKSWRTHTRRGCKRRSRGSEEESPTQGWEGGRSSELGVDEELQDGEKPHQCSECGKSFSKRSYLVRHWRIHTEVRPYECPECGKNFRTSSHLTVHRRSHTGEKPFKCGECGKNFSKRCNLNYHQRIHTGERPYECDKCRKRFQSSSHLLQHQPIHSDERPFRCPDCRKGFNDNSTLIRHRRIHTGERPGARPYKCDQCSKAFKTSSHLLLHLRTHTDERPFRCPDCGKGFQRNTHLTSHRRIHTGETPYECPECGKRFRYSSAVTHHQRRHH, from the exons ATGCAggtggaggaggctgtgaggaagaggaagatgtcccgggagccccaggcag accaggagctgaggatggagaccagggaggacaaatcccCACAGCAGAACCTTGTGGAAGAGGCTGTTTTGAGCAGCTCCACAGTACAGGAATTCAATGGAGAGGAAAAGTCATGGAGAACCCAcacgaggaggggctgcaaacgcaGATCACGGGGATCTGAGGAGGAAAGTCCCACCCAGGGTTGGGAAGGCGGCCGGAGCTCGGAGCTGGGGGTCGATGAAGAGCTTcaggatggggagaagccccaccAGTGCTcggaatgtgggaagagcttcagcaaGAGATCCTACCTGGTCCGCCACTGGAGAATCCACACAGAGGTGCGGCCATACGAGTGTCCCGAGTGTGGGAAGAATTTCAGGACGAGCTCCCACCTGACTGTCCACCGGAGGAGCCACACCGGGGAGAAGCCCTTCAAGTGTGGAGAGTGTGGGAAGAACTTCAGCAAGCGCTGCAACCTGAACTACCACCAGCGGATCCACACTGGAGAGAGACCCTACGAgtgtgataaatgcaggaagaggtttcagagcagttctcatctcctccagcaccagccgATTCACTCAGAtgagaggcccttccgctgcccTGACTGCAGGAAGGGCTTCAATGACAATTCCACCCTCATCAGGCACCGCCGCATCCACACCGGAGAGAGGCCTGGGGCGAGGCCGTACAAGTGTGATCAATGCTCGAAGGCATTTAagaccagctcccatctcctgctgcacCTGCGCACTCACACAGACgagaggcccttccgctgcccTGACTGCGGGAAGGGCTTCCAGCGCAACACCCACCTCACCAgccaccggcgcatccacaccgGGGAGACGCCCTATGAGTGTCCCGAGTGTGGGAAGAGATTCCGATATAGCTCAGCCGTGACCCACCATCAACGGAGGCACCACTAA